One Paenibacillus sp. SYP-B4298 genomic window, TGTAGCTTGTTTTGTACCATCTAATCTATAGATAATATAACTTGAAGGAGCTGCGGAAGTATTCCGCGACCCCTATTCTCTCTGCCTGATCAGACTAGCGCTACACCGGCTTGTCCAAAACAGCTCCACTCCTTCGTCCGCACTGAACAGGCATTTCTCTATTTCACCAACTGTCCCCGCGTCACGCCAAGCTGATTCGTTGCCTTGAGCGTCCGCCAGACCTGTGTGCCGCTGACTTTACCTTGCAGCGCCTCCTGATAGAGGCTGACAACCTCCAGCACCTTATCTCCTGTCTCCTCCAGAAACTCCAGACGGAATGAGGTGATGCCCAGCTCGCGGAAATGATTCAGATACTCGGCACCAGATTGCTCCACTGCGTTATAGACCGTATTGCGACAGCCTTCATCGACCCGCACCGGGTGGGACATGCCAATCCGATCCTGCAGGGATGCGCGATGCTCCTCACACGGGCGGCCGCAATTCGTAAAGTCGGTGCCCTCGCTCATGAAGGTGCAATAGACACAATGCTCCGTATGGAACATCGGCAGATGCTGATGCAGCACGACCTCCATCCGCGATGTATCCGACGCTCCCAGCATGTCTACCATCTGCTGAACATTGAGGTCATAGGAAGGCGTCACCTTCTGGCAGCCCGCCTCCAAGAACAGATCGGCTGTCTTATGGTTGGCAATATTAAGGGAGAAGTCCCCGATCAGTTCAGGGAAGAAGCCTTCCCCGCCTTCCTCTTGCCACTGGGCACGCGCCCTCAGGTAGAAATAAAGCGCTCCGGTGTTGCGCACCAGCACCGCATCCGGCTGCAGCTTCAATATATTCCGGTGATAGCCGTTCTCGTTCGGCATATGAATGCGCGGGGTTGCCAGCGCGATTCGTTTGCCCGCTTGACGGGCCGTCTCAATTGCCGCCGGGAACTGCTTAATGAATTCAAAATCAGCGTAGATCAGCTCCACGCCCGTCTGCACGGCCGCCTCCACCTGCTCCAGCGTCCGGCAGAGCACGGTCAGCGCAGCAGGCTGGACGCTCGCAGCGCCTCGCCGCCCGCCAAGCTGCACGTCGGCCTGCATATCCGCCGGATTGCGCCGATATACGGGCGGCTTCGGCCGCTCGCCCTCCAGCTTCTCAACGGCTTCGCGGCGCAGACGATTCAGCTCGCGAATCGGCACGATAAGATCGCCATTCAGCGCCACATCCAATTGCTCCAGTTGATAGATGGTGCCGCCAAGCCGACCAAGCTGCTCGCGCAGCAGCTCCTCATCCATCGGGCGCTTCTGTGCCAGCTCAAGCTCCAGCTCCGAGACAACCTCAACCGTCGTCCCCTTCTGCACATCCGTCCACCAGGTGCGCAGCGGCTGTCCGAGCGCGCCTGTCACCTTCACATGAAGCGGGAATACGCGATAAGGCTTGTCCGTCTCGTAGATTTGGCGCAACCGCTTATCGAGCGCCGGATCACTCGTCTTCCATATCCGATCGCCTACATGGACACGCTTCAAGTCGACATCATTGCGTCCTGGCACAATCTCCAGCACGACACCCTCCTGCGCCTCGCCCTCCAGCTTC contains:
- a CDS encoding DUF3656 domain-containing U32 family peptidase, yielding MATLRREDIELLAPAGDWDCMRAAVAAGADAVFFGVEKFNARARANNFRTDELGEIMAFLHSYGVKGFLTFNILVFEDELKEARALIEACMDAGVDAVIVQDLGLVKMIRELSPDFPIHGSTQMTITSPEAVEFTKPWDLERVVLGRENNLKQIKMIGEQAKLPMEVFVHGALCVSYSGQCLTSEMWGGRSANRGECAQACRLPYDLMVDGVQQPMGDIAYLLSPKDLAAVELVPELIESGVTSFKIEGRLKSPEYVANVVSKYRRAIDKYFEGDLSGPTKEELRELQQSFSRGFTHGFLKGTNNKQLVEGTFPKSRGVYLGRVERILRDAVVCRIEAPLKRGDGIVFDAGDPTKKEEGGRIYDLRRQGVKLEGEAQEGVVLEIVPGRNDVDLKRVHVGDRIWKTSDPALDKRLRQIYETDKPYRVFPLHVKVTGALGQPLRTWWTDVQKGTTVEVVSELELELAQKRPMDEELLREQLGRLGGTIYQLEQLDVALNGDLIVPIRELNRLRREAVEKLEGERPKPPVYRRNPADMQADVQLGGRRGAASVQPAALTVLCRTLEQVEAAVQTGVELIYADFEFIKQFPAAIETARQAGKRIALATPRIHMPNENGYHRNILKLQPDAVLVRNTGALYFYLRARAQWQEEGGEGFFPELIGDFSLNIANHKTADLFLEAGCQKVTPSYDLNVQQMVDMLGASDTSRMEVVLHQHLPMFHTEHCVYCTFMSEGTDFTNCGRPCEEHRASLQDRIGMSHPVRVDEGCRNTVYNAVEQSGAEYLNHFRELGITSFRLEFLEETGDKVLEVVSLYQEALQGKVSGTQVWRTLKATNQLGVTRGQLVK